From Pseudomonas hefeiensis, one genomic window encodes:
- the cyoE gene encoding heme o synthase, producing the protein MSLKHFIQITKPGIIFGNVLSVAGGFFLASKGHVDLAIFLAAMIGTSLVVASGCVFNNCIDRDIDIKMERTKNRALVQGLIPVQLALAFATVLGVAGVALLYWVANPLAALFAVIGFVIYVGFYSLYLKRKSVHGTLVGSLSGAMPPVIGYVAVSNSFDMAALTLLVMFSLWQMPHSYAIAIFRFNDYLAASIPVLPVKRGIQVAKKHILLYILAFLVATLMLTFSGYAGMSYLAVAAAMGMYWLYMAWTGYKAVDDTVWARKLFVFSIFTITALSVMMSLDFKVPSELLLTYAP; encoded by the coding sequence ATGTCGCTCAAGCACTTTATCCAAATCACCAAACCGGGGATCATTTTCGGTAACGTGCTTTCTGTGGCAGGCGGGTTCTTCCTGGCCTCGAAAGGGCATGTCGATCTGGCCATTTTCCTGGCCGCAATGATCGGCACTTCCCTGGTGGTGGCATCCGGTTGTGTATTCAACAACTGCATCGACCGCGACATCGATATCAAAATGGAGCGCACCAAGAACCGCGCCCTGGTCCAGGGCCTGATCCCGGTGCAACTGGCCCTGGCGTTTGCCACGGTGCTGGGTGTGGCCGGTGTGGCGCTGCTGTACTGGGTGGCCAACCCGTTGGCCGCGCTGTTCGCGGTGATCGGTTTTGTCATCTATGTCGGTTTCTATAGCCTGTACCTCAAGCGCAAGTCGGTCCACGGTACGCTGGTGGGCAGTCTGTCGGGGGCGATGCCGCCAGTGATCGGTTACGTGGCGGTCAGCAACAGCTTCGACATGGCTGCGCTGACGCTGCTGGTGATGTTCAGCCTGTGGCAGATGCCGCATTCCTACGCCATCGCGATCTTCCGCTTCAACGACTACCTGGCAGCCTCGATTCCGGTGCTACCGGTCAAGCGCGGCATCCAGGTGGCCAAGAAGCACATCCTGCTCTACATCCTGGCGTTCCTCGTGGCGACCTTGATGCTGACCTTCAGCGGCTACGCCGGCATGAGCTACCTCGCCGTCGCCGCCGCCATGGGCATGTACTGGCTGTACATGGCCTGGACCGGCTACAAGGCGGTGGATGACACGGTCTGGGCACGCAAGCTGTTCGTGTTCTCGATCTTCACCATCACCGCCCTGAGCGTCATGATGTCCCTGGACTTCAAAGTGCCGAGTGAGTTGTTGCTGACTTACGCGCCTTAA
- a CDS encoding GGDEF domain-containing protein — protein sequence MGDASNIDMLRLDLSGLDESVLHTILELVSDGIWDWNANTGFVYRNPGWYTMLGYLPHSLDNTVLTWESVIHPDDYPQVMALFDDHLQQRSHHYQAEYRCRTRDGSWMWIEDRGYVIARNPDGTVARMIGAHRSIDDKKRLFEQLERRNKSLEAVIQERTLELSRVNHQLQIQLDENRRLAETDALTGVANRYRLEQALPLACERAQRFRESLSLIAMDVDDFKDINDRYGHAFGDAALVQVVQAVKRCERDGDLLVRWGGDEFIMILHNTSLANACLMAETIRRSLSDLLPVGDFQVTMSFGVVQRREDEQHTVLLDRADQALYRSKMAGKNVICQ from the coding sequence ATGGGCGACGCCTCGAACATCGATATGCTGCGCCTCGACCTGTCCGGTCTGGACGAAAGTGTGCTGCACACCATCCTTGAGCTGGTCAGCGATGGCATCTGGGACTGGAACGCCAACACCGGGTTCGTCTACCGCAATCCCGGCTGGTACACGATGCTGGGGTATCTGCCCCACTCACTCGATAACACCGTGCTGACGTGGGAAAGCGTGATCCATCCCGATGATTATCCGCAGGTGATGGCTTTGTTCGACGACCACCTGCAACAACGCTCCCACCACTATCAGGCCGAATACCGCTGTCGCACGCGCGACGGTTCCTGGATGTGGATCGAGGACCGAGGCTATGTGATCGCCCGCAACCCCGACGGCACGGTGGCGCGGATGATTGGCGCCCATCGCAGCATTGACGACAAAAAGCGTCTGTTCGAACAACTGGAACGGCGCAACAAATCGCTGGAAGCCGTCATCCAGGAGCGCACCCTGGAACTGTCCCGGGTCAACCACCAGTTGCAGATCCAGCTCGACGAAAACCGCAGGCTCGCCGAAACCGATGCCCTGACGGGGGTCGCCAACCGCTATCGCCTCGAACAGGCCCTACCGCTGGCCTGCGAGCGTGCCCAGCGCTTTCGCGAGTCCTTGTCACTGATCGCCATGGACGTCGATGACTTCAAGGACATCAATGATCGTTACGGTCATGCTTTCGGCGATGCGGCGCTGGTGCAAGTGGTACAGGCCGTTAAACGCTGCGAACGCGACGGCGACTTGCTCGTACGCTGGGGCGGCGATGAATTCATCATGATTTTGCACAACACCTCCCTGGCCAACGCTTGCCTGATGGCCGAAACCATTCGCCGGAGCCTGTCCGACCTGCTGCCGGTGGGCGACTTCCAGGTCACTATGAGCTTCGGTGTGGTCCAGCGGCGCGAGGATGAACAACACACCGTGCTGCTGGACCGGGCGGACCAGGCGTTGTATCGCTCCAAGATGGCCGGCAAGAATGTGATCTGCCAATGA
- a CDS encoding toxin, which yields MRTLFFETTTFTAMVGNYLTDDEYRLLQSYMLQHPEVGDVMPRTGGFRKLRWFDERRGKGKRGGLRVIYYWLMNDRQFWMFAIYDKDELENLTSEQEKTLKRAIEAELKVRGTL from the coding sequence ATGCGTACCCTATTTTTTGAAACGACTACGTTCACCGCTATGGTTGGCAATTACCTGACTGACGATGAATATCGCCTGCTTCAGTCCTATATGCTGCAGCATCCAGAGGTTGGTGACGTCATGCCACGTACCGGCGGCTTTCGTAAGCTGCGCTGGTTCGATGAACGTCGTGGCAAGGGGAAGCGAGGTGGGTTGCGAGTCATTTACTATTGGCTCATGAACGATCGTCAGTTCTGGATGTTCGCGATTTATGACAAGGACGAGTTGGAAAACCTGACCTCCGAGCAAGAGAAGACGCTCAAGCGCGCCATAGAAGCTGAGTTGAAAGTGCGAGGTACCTTATGA
- the cyoD gene encoding cytochrome o ubiquinol oxidase subunit IV, protein MANAHSHDGHDAGHGSVKSYAIGFILSVILTVIPFGLVMYPSLPKSLTLWIILIFAVVQVLVHLVYFLHLDRSAAQRNNVVAFVFAAIVIVLLVGLSLWIMFSIHTNMMAK, encoded by the coding sequence ATGGCTAACGCACATTCCCATGATGGCCATGACGCCGGCCACGGCAGCGTCAAGTCCTACGCCATCGGTTTCATCCTGTCGGTGATCCTGACCGTCATTCCATTCGGTCTGGTGATGTACCCGTCACTGCCCAAAAGCCTGACCTTGTGGATCATCCTGATCTTCGCCGTGGTCCAGGTACTGGTGCATCTGGTGTACTTCCTGCACCTGGACCGCTCTGCAGCCCAGCGCAACAACGTGGTCGCGTTTGTCTTTGCCGCGATTGTGATTGTCCTGCTGGTCGGCCTGTCGTTGTGGATCATGTTCAGCATCCACACCAACATGATGGCGAAGTGA
- the cyoB gene encoding cytochrome o ubiquinol oxidase subunit I encodes MFGKLSWEAIPFHEPIVMVTLAIIALGGLALFAGITYFKKWTYLWTEWLTSVDHKKIGVMYIIVAMVMLLRGFADAIMMRTQLAMATEGSPGYLPPEHYDQIFTAHGVIMIIFMAMPFFTGLMNLAVPLQIGARDVAYPFLNSLSFWLLVSGVVLINLSLGVGEFAKTGWVAYPPLSGLQYSPGVGMDYYIWALQLSGLGTTLTGVNFLATVLKMRTPGMKLMDMPIFTWTCTWANVLIVASFPILTATLALLTLDRYMDFHIFTNELGGNPMMYVNLFWAWGHPEVYILILPAFGIFSEVISAFSGKKLFGHHSMIYASGAISVLGFMVWLHHFFTMGSGASVNAFFGLATMLISIPTGVKLFNWLFTIYQGRLRFTSHVLWTLGFMVTFAIGGMTGVLLAIPGADFVLHNSLFVIAHFHNVIIGGAVFGYIAGFAFYFPKAFGFKLHEGWGKAAFWFWISGFFVAFMPLYALGFMGMTRRLNATTNPEWVPYLYVAMFGAVMIAVGIACQLIQLYVSVRDRKKPENMCEHGDPWNGHTLEWSTSSPPPFYNFAVLPKADVIDPFTEAKENGTAYQAPAKYTPIHMPNNTATGVVMGALLTVFGFAMIWHIWWLAIASLVGTVVYFTIHAARDDQGYMVPVDVIERIEAEQHKRLVAAGKVPATATRVETSLEQA; translated from the coding sequence ATGTTTGGTAAATTAAGTTGGGAAGCGATCCCGTTCCACGAGCCGATTGTCATGGTGACCCTCGCCATCATCGCGCTCGGTGGTCTGGCATTGTTCGCCGGGATCACTTACTTCAAGAAGTGGACCTACCTGTGGACCGAGTGGCTGACGTCGGTCGACCACAAGAAAATCGGCGTGATGTACATCATCGTTGCCATGGTCATGCTGCTGCGTGGTTTTGCCGACGCGATCATGATGCGTACCCAGTTGGCCATGGCCACCGAGGGTTCGCCGGGCTACCTGCCGCCTGAACACTATGACCAGATCTTCACCGCCCACGGCGTGATCATGATCATCTTCATGGCGATGCCATTCTTCACCGGCCTGATGAACCTTGCAGTGCCGCTGCAGATCGGCGCGCGTGACGTGGCCTATCCCTTCCTGAACTCCCTGAGCTTCTGGTTGCTGGTTTCCGGCGTGGTGTTGATCAACCTGTCCCTGGGCGTTGGCGAATTCGCCAAGACCGGTTGGGTTGCTTATCCACCGTTGTCGGGGCTGCAATACAGTCCGGGCGTGGGGATGGATTACTACATCTGGGCGCTACAGCTATCCGGGCTGGGTACGACGCTAACGGGGGTCAACTTCCTGGCAACCGTGCTGAAGATGCGTACCCCTGGCATGAAACTGATGGACATGCCGATCTTCACCTGGACCTGCACCTGGGCCAACGTCCTGATCGTCGCTTCGTTCCCGATCCTGACCGCTACCCTGGCTCTGCTGACGCTTGACCGCTACATGGATTTCCACATTTTCACCAATGAACTGGGTGGAAATCCGATGATGTACGTCAACCTGTTCTGGGCCTGGGGTCACCCCGAGGTGTACATCCTGATTCTGCCGGCGTTCGGGATTTTCTCCGAAGTCATCTCGGCGTTCTCCGGCAAGAAACTGTTCGGCCACCACTCGATGATCTACGCCAGCGGCGCGATCTCGGTGCTGGGCTTCATGGTCTGGCTGCACCACTTCTTCACCATGGGTTCGGGTGCCAGCGTCAACGCCTTCTTCGGCCTGGCGACGATGCTGATTTCGATCCCCACGGGTGTGAAGCTGTTCAACTGGCTGTTCACCATCTACCAGGGCCGTCTGCGTTTCACCAGCCACGTGCTGTGGACCCTGGGCTTCATGGTGACCTTCGCCATCGGCGGCATGACCGGCGTACTGCTGGCCATCCCGGGTGCGGACTTTGTGCTGCACAACAGCCTGTTCGTGATCGCGCATTTCCATAACGTGATCATCGGCGGCGCTGTCTTCGGCTACATCGCCGGCTTCGCCTTCTACTTCCCGAAAGCGTTCGGCTTCAAGCTGCACGAGGGTTGGGGCAAGGCTGCATTCTGGTTCTGGATCTCGGGCTTCTTCGTCGCGTTCATGCCGCTCTATGCACTGGGCTTCATGGGCATGACCCGTCGTCTGAACGCCACCACCAACCCTGAGTGGGTCCCGTACCTGTACGTCGCCATGTTCGGTGCGGTGATGATTGCCGTGGGTATCGCCTGCCAACTGATCCAGTTGTACGTCAGTGTGCGTGACCGCAAAAAGCCAGAGAACATGTGCGAACACGGCGATCCGTGGAATGGCCATACCCTGGAATGGTCGACCTCCTCGCCACCACCGTTCTACAACTTTGCCGTGCTGCCGAAAGCGGACGTCATCGACCCGTTCACCGAAGCCAAGGAAAACGGTACCGCGTACCAGGCTCCGGCCAAGTACACGCCGATCCACATGCCCAACAACACCGCGACCGGTGTGGTCATGGGGGCACTGCTGACCGTGTTCGGTTTCGCGATGATCTGGCACATCTGGTGGCTGGCGATCGCCAGCCTGGTCGGCACCGTGGTGTATTTCACTATCCATGCCGCCCGTGACGATCAGGGCTACATGGTGCCGGTGGATGTCATCGAGCGCATCGAAGCCGAGCAGCACAAACGTCTGGTCGCGGCCGGGAAAGTCCCAGCCACCGCCACCCGTGTTGAAACCTCGTTGGAACAGGCTTAA
- a CDS encoding aspartate aminotransferase family protein gives MTATCLMTTYQPLALNFTHGLGTRLWDQDGREYLDAVAGVAVTNVGHSHPRLVAAISEQAGLLLHTSNLYGIDWQQRLAQKLTQLSGMERVFFNNSGAEANETALKLARLYGWHKGVEQPLVVVMENAFHGRTLGTLSASDGPAVRLGFNRLPGDFIKVPFGDLAALEHIQQVHAERIVAVLVEPIQGESGVQVAPPGYLKALRQLCTRRAWLLMLDEIQTGIGRTGQWFAFQHEGIVPDVMTLAKGLGNGVPIGACVARGKAAELFTPGSHGSTFGGNPLACRVGCTVLDIIQEQGLLDNARHQGEQLLNRLTAELADNPNVLAIRGQGLMIGVELKQPVRDLSLCAARDHGLLINVTRGKTIRLLPPLTIDGREVEMIVRGVSRCLKID, from the coding sequence ATGACCGCCACCTGCCTGATGACCACTTACCAACCCCTGGCGCTGAATTTTACCCACGGGTTGGGTACGCGCCTGTGGGATCAGGACGGTCGCGAGTATCTGGATGCGGTGGCGGGCGTGGCAGTGACCAATGTCGGCCATTCCCACCCTCGGTTGGTGGCAGCTATCAGCGAGCAGGCTGGCCTGCTGCTGCACACCTCCAACCTGTACGGCATCGACTGGCAGCAACGGCTGGCACAAAAACTCACTCAGCTCTCAGGGATGGAACGGGTGTTTTTTAACAACTCCGGTGCCGAGGCCAACGAAACCGCTCTGAAACTGGCGCGTCTTTATGGCTGGCACAAAGGTGTCGAGCAGCCGTTGGTGGTGGTCATGGAGAATGCGTTTCACGGCCGCACATTGGGCACCTTGTCCGCCAGTGATGGCCCAGCGGTGCGCTTGGGCTTCAATCGGTTACCGGGGGACTTCATCAAGGTGCCATTCGGTGATCTGGCGGCGCTGGAGCATATCCAGCAGGTCCACGCCGAGCGCATCGTTGCGGTCCTGGTGGAACCGATCCAGGGCGAAAGCGGCGTGCAAGTGGCACCGCCGGGCTATCTCAAGGCCTTGCGCCAACTGTGCACACGGCGCGCCTGGTTGCTGATGCTCGACGAGATCCAGACCGGCATCGGCCGCACCGGCCAATGGTTTGCGTTCCAGCACGAAGGCATCGTGCCGGACGTCATGACCCTGGCCAAGGGCTTGGGCAACGGCGTGCCCATCGGCGCCTGTGTGGCCCGGGGCAAAGCGGCCGAACTGTTTACGCCCGGCAGTCATGGCAGCACCTTCGGCGGTAATCCGCTGGCCTGCCGGGTCGGCTGCACGGTGCTGGATATCATCCAGGAGCAAGGTCTGCTGGACAACGCCAGGCATCAGGGTGAACAGTTGCTCAACCGGCTGACGGCCGAACTGGCGGACAACCCGAACGTGCTGGCGATTCGTGGCCAGGGCTTGATGATCGGCGTCGAACTCAAGCAACCGGTCCGCGACCTGAGCCTTTGCGCCGCTCGCGACCACGGTTTGCTGATCAATGTCACTCGCGGCAAGACCATCCGTCTGCTGCCGCCGTTGACCATTGATGGACGGGAAGTGGAAATGATCGTCAGGGGCGTGAGCCGGTGCCTGAAGATAGACTAG
- the ehuD gene encoding ectoine/hydroxyectoine ABC transporter permease subunit EhuD, which produces MTLFDWSYAAQILPDLLRASLNTVGITLIGFLIAIVLGLFLAIGRRSRKVWLSWPATAVIEFIRSTPLLIQVYFLYYVLPNYGLSLTAMQVGILGIGLHYACYIAEVYRSGLDAVPRAQWEAVTALNIAPYNAYRNIILPQALRPIIPPLGNYLVAMLKDTPVLSAITVVEIMQQAKNIGSEHFRYLEPITMVGLFFLALSLALAYLVRRLETRMELR; this is translated from the coding sequence ATGACCCTGTTCGACTGGTCCTACGCCGCACAGATCCTGCCGGACTTGCTGCGCGCCTCGCTCAACACGGTGGGCATCACCCTGATCGGTTTTCTGATCGCGATTGTCCTGGGACTGTTCCTGGCAATTGGTCGGCGCAGTCGAAAAGTCTGGCTGTCATGGCCGGCCACCGCCGTGATCGAATTCATCCGCAGCACACCGCTGCTGATCCAGGTGTACTTCCTCTATTACGTGCTGCCTAACTACGGCTTGAGCCTGACGGCCATGCAAGTCGGCATCCTCGGCATCGGCCTGCACTACGCCTGCTATATCGCCGAGGTCTATCGCAGCGGCCTTGACGCGGTGCCGCGGGCGCAGTGGGAAGCGGTGACGGCACTGAACATCGCTCCGTACAACGCTTACCGCAACATCATCCTGCCCCAGGCGCTGCGGCCGATCATACCGCCGCTGGGCAATTACCTGGTGGCGATGCTCAAGGACACGCCGGTGCTGTCGGCGATCACCGTGGTGGAAATCATGCAGCAGGCCAAGAACATCGGCTCCGAGCATTTCCGCTACCTGGAGCCGATCACCATGGTCGGTCTGTTCTTCCTCGCCCTGAGCCTCGCCTTGGCCTATCTGGTACGGCGCCTTGAAACGCGCATGGAGCTACGCTAA
- a CDS encoding helix-turn-helix domain-containing protein, producing the protein MKKRDLFAEMMQGVEEMAAHREGKITLRQISIEDKPAPEVSAQEIVALRDKLHMSQAVFAKSIRASPGTLRNWEQEKSKPNAQAALLIKLVEKFPDMVERLAAV; encoded by the coding sequence ATGAAAAAGCGCGATCTGTTTGCCGAGATGATGCAAGGCGTCGAGGAGATGGCCGCTCACCGCGAGGGCAAGATTACCCTTCGCCAGATATCGATCGAAGACAAACCGGCTCCCGAGGTGTCGGCCCAAGAAATTGTAGCTTTGCGCGACAAGCTCCACATGTCTCAAGCCGTTTTCGCCAAGAGCATCAGGGCCAGTCCAGGTACCCTTAGAAATTGGGAGCAGGAAAAATCCAAGCCTAATGCCCAGGCGGCTTTGTTGATCAAACTGGTTGAAAAGTTTCCAGACATGGTCGAGCGGCTCGCAGCTGTTTGA
- the ehuA gene encoding ectoine/hydroxyectoine ABC transporter ATP-binding protein EhuA, whose translation MTLPLSSPTDLSRRSTLASQQEAPAMQDQTPSRPIVSFQDVTKSYGSFTVLDHLNLDVAPGEKVAIIGPSGSGKSTLLRVLMTLEGIDQGQIRIEDDSLTHMPNRNGVLVPANDRHIRRVRGKIGMVFQSFNLFPHMTALQNVIEAPVQVLGMNPKEARERAADLLELVGLGSKLDHYPSQLSGGQQQRVAIARALAMRPKVMLFDEVTSALDPELCGEVLNVIRKLGAEHNLTMLMVTHQMGFAREFADRVCFFYKGQIHEQGTPAQIFENPQQERTCAFLSAVKEAN comes from the coding sequence ATGACTTTACCCCTGTCCTCGCCCACCGATTTGTCCCGGCGCAGCACGCTGGCGTCGCAGCAGGAGGCCCCGGCCATGCAAGATCAGACCCCGTCCCGGCCGATTGTAAGTTTCCAGGACGTGACCAAAAGCTATGGCAGTTTTACGGTACTCGACCATCTGAACCTGGATGTCGCGCCCGGTGAAAAAGTCGCGATCATCGGCCCCAGCGGCTCGGGCAAGTCGACATTGTTGCGGGTGCTGATGACCCTGGAAGGCATCGACCAGGGCCAGATCCGCATCGAAGATGACTCCCTGACTCACATGCCCAACCGCAACGGCGTGCTGGTGCCGGCCAACGACCGGCACATCCGCCGGGTGCGCGGCAAGATCGGCATGGTGTTCCAGAGCTTCAACCTGTTCCCCCACATGACCGCGCTGCAAAACGTCATCGAGGCCCCCGTGCAGGTGCTGGGCATGAACCCGAAAGAAGCACGGGAGCGCGCCGCCGATTTATTGGAGCTGGTGGGGCTGGGCAGCAAACTCGACCACTACCCTTCGCAGTTGTCTGGCGGCCAGCAACAACGGGTGGCGATTGCCCGGGCGCTGGCGATGCGACCCAAGGTGATGCTGTTTGACGAAGTGACCTCGGCGCTCGATCCGGAGTTGTGCGGTGAAGTGCTGAATGTGATCCGCAAACTGGGGGCCGAGCACAACCTGACGATGCTGATGGTGACCCACCAGATGGGCTTCGCCCGGGAATTCGCCGACCGGGTGTGCTTCTTCTACAAAGGGCAGATCCACGAACAGGGCACTCCGGCGCAGATCTTCGAAAACCCGCAGCAGGAGCGCACGTGTGCGTTCTTGAGTGCGGTGAAAGAGGCGAATTGA
- a CDS encoding LysR family transcriptional regulator — MDLFQAMTVYVKVVETGSLTAAAQACEMSTTMVGNHLRALEQRLGVRLINRTTRRQRLTEFGSSYYQRCLEVLGLVADSERLAEQTQGEPTGTLRITAPLTFGTERLAPALAEFSRLHPQLKLDVVLTNQRLDLLDQGFDVAIRLGPPDPKLIARPLMDYTLTICASRAYLARRGTPQKPADLELHDCLSFAYSADDEWRFAQDHWPINGPEGEIKVPVTGPMLINSSSGLHRAALAGMGVVMLPDALVAQDLKEGHLVALLQDYQLPHRPMNLMYAQDRYRLPKLRSFVEFAMQQWGKTQAQAQAQ, encoded by the coding sequence ATGGATCTTTTTCAGGCAATGACGGTTTACGTCAAGGTGGTGGAAACCGGGAGCCTGACAGCGGCGGCCCAGGCATGCGAAATGTCCACCACCATGGTAGGTAATCACCTTCGCGCACTGGAACAACGCCTTGGCGTGCGCCTGATCAACCGTACGACTCGGCGCCAGCGCCTGACGGAATTCGGCTCGTCCTACTATCAGCGCTGCCTGGAAGTACTCGGGCTGGTGGCCGATTCCGAACGACTGGCCGAGCAGACGCAAGGCGAGCCCACCGGCACCTTGCGCATCACCGCGCCACTGACCTTTGGCACCGAGCGCCTTGCCCCCGCGCTGGCCGAATTCAGCCGGCTCCATCCCCAGCTTAAACTCGACGTGGTGCTGACCAACCAACGCCTGGACCTGCTGGATCAAGGTTTCGACGTCGCCATCCGTCTCGGCCCTCCCGACCCGAAGCTGATCGCCCGCCCATTGATGGACTACACCCTGACCATCTGCGCATCCCGGGCCTACCTGGCGCGCCGAGGCACACCGCAAAAACCCGCCGACCTTGAGCTGCACGACTGCCTGTCGTTCGCCTATTCCGCCGACGACGAATGGCGCTTCGCCCAGGATCATTGGCCCATCAACGGGCCGGAAGGTGAAATCAAGGTGCCGGTGACCGGACCGATGCTGATCAACAGCTCCTCGGGCCTGCATCGCGCGGCCCTGGCCGGCATGGGCGTGGTCATGCTGCCCGATGCACTGGTGGCCCAAGACCTGAAGGAAGGCCATCTGGTAGCGCTGCTGCAGGACTATCAACTTCCCCATCGGCCAATGAACCTGATGTATGCCCAAGATCGCTACCGGCTGCCGAAGCTGCGCAGCTTTGTCGAATTTGCGATGCAGCAATGGGGCAAAACCCAAGCCCAAGCCCAAGCCCAATGA
- a CDS encoding OmpA family protein: MFTSRRLIVVATAVALLSGCASPNPYDNQGQASTESSGMSKTAKYGGLGALAGALAGAAIGHDNRGKGALIGAAVVGASAAGYGYYADQQEKKLRASMANTGVEVQRQGDQIKLIMPGNITFATDSANIASSFYQPLNNLANSLREFNQNQIEIVGYTDSTGSRQHNMDLSQRRAQSVATYLTSQGVSGANLTARGAGPDNPVASNADVNGRAQNRRVEVNLKAIPGQQYQAPAQQGQTYQQYP; the protein is encoded by the coding sequence ATGTTCACCTCGCGTCGCTTGATTGTTGTCGCAACCGCTGTGGCCCTGCTGTCCGGCTGCGCGTCGCCTAATCCCTATGACAACCAGGGGCAGGCCTCCACAGAGTCCTCCGGCATGAGCAAGACTGCCAAGTACGGCGGCCTCGGTGCCCTGGCTGGTGCGTTGGCCGGTGCGGCCATCGGTCACGATAACCGTGGCAAGGGTGCATTGATCGGCGCTGCGGTCGTGGGGGCTTCCGCGGCCGGTTACGGTTACTACGCCGACCAGCAGGAAAAGAAACTGCGTGCCAGCATGGCCAATACCGGCGTTGAAGTGCAGCGCCAGGGCGACCAGATCAAACTGATCATGCCGGGCAACATCACTTTCGCCACCGACTCGGCGAACATTGCCTCCAGCTTCTACCAGCCGCTGAACAACCTGGCCAACTCCCTCAGGGAGTTCAACCAGAATCAGATCGAAATCGTGGGTTATACCGACAGCACCGGCAGCCGTCAGCACAACATGGATCTGTCTCAGCGTCGTGCACAGAGCGTGGCGACCTACCTGACGTCCCAGGGCGTGAGCGGTGCCAACCTGACCGCCCGCGGTGCCGGCCCGGACAATCCGGTGGCCAGCAACGCCGACGTCAATGGCCGTGCGCAAAACCGCCGTGTCGAAGTCAACCTCAAGGCTATTCCGGGCCAGCAATATCAGGCACCGGCGCAGCAGGGGCAGACTTACCAGCAGTACCCATAA
- a CDS encoding cytochrome o ubiquinol oxidase subunit III, with the protein MSNLVTTVGHAHGHDHGHDDHHHDSGEMTVFGFWLYLMTDCILFASIFAVYAVLVNNVAGGPSGHDIFELPYVLGETALLLFSSITYGFAMLALFKGKKTQVLGWLAMTFLLGAGFIAMEINEFHILIAEGYGPSRSGFLSGFFTLVGTHGLHVTSGLIWMAIMMYQVHKNGLTATNKTRLSCLSLFWHFLDVVWICVFTVVYLMGTL; encoded by the coding sequence ATGTCGAACTTAGTGACCACTGTTGGACACGCCCATGGTCATGACCATGGGCACGATGACCATCACCATGACTCGGGCGAGATGACCGTATTCGGTTTCTGGCTCTACCTGATGACCGACTGCATTCTGTTTGCGTCGATCTTCGCGGTGTACGCGGTGCTGGTTAACAACGTCGCCGGTGGCCCGTCGGGCCACGACATCTTCGAGCTGCCGTACGTGCTGGGCGAAACCGCACTGCTGTTGTTCAGCTCGATCACCTACGGCTTCGCCATGCTGGCGTTGTTCAAGGGTAAGAAGACCCAGGTACTGGGCTGGTTGGCCATGACCTTCCTGCTGGGCGCCGGCTTTATCGCCATGGAGATCAACGAGTTCCACATCCTGATCGCCGAAGGCTACGGCCCTAGCCGCAGCGGCTTCCTGTCCGGGTTCTTCACCCTGGTCGGCACCCACGGTCTGCACGTGACCAGCGGTCTGATCTGGATGGCGATCATGATGTACCAGGTCCACAAAAACGGCCTGACCGCCACCAACAAGACGCGCCTGAGCTGCCTGAGTCTGTTCTGGCACTTCCTGGACGTGGTGTGGATCTGCGTATTCACCGTTGTTTATCTGATGGGGACCCTGTAA